The genomic interval TTGTGATCCAGTTCAATTAGCATCGCGTAAGCGATTGGATAAAGAAATTGAACTAGGGGCATGTGATGTATCGGCTAATATACGCCAGTGAGTCCAATATTCGGCTAGGTGAATCTGGTGTCGGCATCGAGATTGGCCGTATTTTGAGTAAATCCAAACGCAATAATCCCAAGCGAAACATTGGAGGCGTGCTTTATTACGGAGACGGTCATTTTTTCCAAGTTTTGGAGGGAGATGAGGCCGACGTGCGGACTCTCTATGACATCATATCTAGAGATGATCGTCACACGAATGCCCGCATTATTTACCAAGAACCCATAGACGAAGCCTTGTTTGGGGATTGGTCAATGCATCTTGTTCCGAGCAAAAGCGAAATACGATCTCTGTTATCACAAAACGGTTTTGAGCGCTTTACACCGTTTGAGTTTTCCCCGCATTTAGTAAGAGATTTAATGCTTTTGCTAAGTCAAAATGGGCAAGTAAGAACCCAACAAAATCCCAACAACAGCTTGTTATCGAGTCTAAAACGTTTCATCAGTGGTGGCTCTGCTGCCTAACTTACCTCGTAACATAGGTAGGTTCTAACTACACTGAATACACGCTTGATAAAAGGAGGTAGTCATGACTGATCATGTATATAAGAAACTAGAAGTAACCGGGAGCTCAACGCAGGGTACGGATGATGCTATTCGCAATGCCATCAAAAAGGCCAGTGAGACGGTACACAATATGGACTGGTTTGAGGTGGTTGAAACTCGCGGACATATCAAGGATGGACAAGTTGCTCATTGGCAGGTTACCTTAAAAATCGGTTTCAGACTCGATTAACAAAATGAGCTTCAATACCATAGATATAAACAAGCAGAGACAAGATTTATCATCATACGATGATGTAT from Bermanella marisrubri carries:
- a CDS encoding BLUF domain-containing protein, whose protein sequence is MYRLIYASESNIRLGESGVGIEIGRILSKSKRNNPKRNIGGVLYYGDGHFFQVLEGDEADVRTLYDIISRDDRHTNARIIYQEPIDEALFGDWSMHLVPSKSEIRSLLSQNGFERFTPFEFSPHLVRDLMLLLSQNGQVRTQQNPNNSLLSSLKRFISGGSAA
- a CDS encoding dodecin; the encoded protein is MTDHVYKKLEVTGSSTQGTDDAIRNAIKKASETVHNMDWFEVVETRGHIKDGQVAHWQVTLKIGFRLD